The Onychomys torridus chromosome 12, mOncTor1.1, whole genome shotgun sequence genomic interval aggccacatctcctccaacaaggccacaccccctccaacaaggccacacctcctctaacaaggccacaccccctccaacaaggccacacctcctccaacaaggccacaccccctccaacaaggccacacctcttccaacaaggccacacctcctctaacaaggccacacctcctctaacaaggccacacctcctccaacaaggccacacctcctctaaggccacacctccttcaacaacgccacacctccttcaacaacaccacaccccctccaacaaggccacaccccctccaacaaggccacaccccctccaacaaggccacacctcctctaacaaggccacacctcctccaacaaggccacacctcctccaacaaggccacaccccctccaacaaggccacacctccttcaacaaggccacatctcctccaacaaggccacaccccctccaacaaggccacacctcctcacagTGCCGCTCCCTGagctatgggggccattttcattcaaaccaccccacTACCCTTCAGTAGTCTCTTCCTGTCACTCATTGAGGGGTGTATAGATTCTCCCAGCTTGAACATCTTGTCCTGAGGCTACCATGTAGTTCTCATAGCCATAGGTAACCACCCCAAACCCACCATAGTGACTGTTCCCCCAGCTACCTGTCAAATGATACTGACCAGAGCCTCAGAGACAAACCCTCCCGACCTGCCAGGTTCTGCACAGGATGGAGGAGGCTAAGCGTGTTCCCTGGTTTCCATTTGCCCAGAGCCACACATCTGGCCATGGTGCTGGCTACAACAATCCCTGAGAAAGGGTCACTAGCCAGTTACACCCTGTCCCAGGCCTCAGTCCACTTCTCCACAGGGGTAGGGGCCTTGACCTTTAACAGGACCCATTGGCCCTGTGCAGTTCTCCTGGGTTTCTGAGAATGGAGTCCCTACTGCGGCCTGTCACCAAGGCTCTGAGAGGATCCTTGTTACCAAGCTGCACTCAATGAAAGGGAAGTCATGAAGTCACTACTCAGGATTCTTCCTCCAAGCAACAGTGCAGCTGGAGAAGGCTTGTGGGGAGTCCCAAGATTCTATTTAGTTTGTCATCAAGTGATATCACCCTAAACTGAGGAAAAGCTGCTTGCacacttccctttctttctgtggcTGTTACTGGAAACCTTCCCAGTCAACAACTGGAAGAGACCACTTTGGAGACACTGGCTCTGGAATGCCTGGTCTCCTGACTTCTCACTGAGGACGGTTCTGCTGTCAGGCTGACACAGCCGATTCTGTTCCTTCCTGCAGATTCCATCGTCATCGCCTTTTGGGTGAGCCTGGCAACTTTCATGGTGCTCCTCTTCCTGATTCTGCTCTACATGTCCTGGTCAGGCTCCCCGCAGATGAGGTAAGTAGGGAGGCGGGCGTTTGGACAAATGCCCATGTGAAATGGTAGTTGTGTAGGGCATTCGCCCAATGGGACGATACCCAGTCATGCTAAGCATGGCCTAACAATAACCATCAGTAGTTCCACAAGTTTGTGAGTACAGCCTGTGATGTTCGAAGTGGAACCACCTAGTGGTCCacggcttagcagttaagagcacttgctattcttcccGAGGACCAATGGGTGGCCAGCACTCACAATgggcagtttacaactgcctgATATCAAACTCcagggatctggcatcctctgcAGGCCTCTTTGGGTGGCATACACTcactttgacacacacacacaaacacaattttctattttttagaaATCTAAGAAGACCCCTGAGACCCTGTGTGAGGAcactcccctccctccacacagatggggggaggggagaggcagacaggaaaCAAGTCTCCTATCGCTCCTGAGGCACCTGAAGAGAAGAGCTTTGCTCCCCTCCCGTGCCATCATTTTGTAGCACGGTAGCCACACGAGAATGGTCCTCCAGCTTAGCTAGTCCTGGCCCCTGCTCACCCCGTGCCACTTACGAGGGAGCTCCATCCCATTTTGTGAATAAAATCCAACACAGGCAGAAGCAGCAGCCAAGGTTTATGCCAGGCAGCCGTGTTCACTGCCCCCAGCACTTCCGTGGCCTGGAAATCCAGAAGACAGGTATCCTAGTTAGAGACATAGTCAGTGTAGCCGTGAAGGAGCTGACTCGCTCGGGTCTGTGTAGGCCGCTGTGTGAGCAGAGACGGTACAGAAGCAAGAACGGCACTGAAGGAAGGACTCCAGGCCTGGTTCCCAGGGGCGCAGGGCAGGCATGGGGGGCAGGGGAGCCTCCAGCTGAGAACTACTCTCTAGTCAATCCCTTTGATGTTCTCCTCTGTTTGCTCTGTCCACAGAcacagcccccagccccaccgGATATGCCCATGGAGTCACAGCCTCAACCTCCCCTTCTGCCTCAGGAGAGCCTCCCCGCAGACAACGGAGGAACCAGGAAGCAGAACTGGCTCTGAGCAATGGTTACAGCAGCAGAGTCCCTCTGCCTCACCCACtgcacctctgcctctgccctggaACTAGGCTTGGGATAGGGCTTCCCAGGGTATCAGCTGACCTCAGGAACAAGCAAGGGGGTATAGTGGTGAGCCTGGAGACAGAACTTCTTCTCAACTGTGGGACTGACAAACTGATACACTCAAATCAACATGGACCATTTACAATGAATGTAGCAAAAACTGACCAGGTCACAGCCAAGTCTACAGGGAGGATCATCACACATTGATAGTCCGGCTACAATGCAGAGGCTGCCCCGACATAGCTGATTCTGTTGAACATGCTTAATCTGTTTGCTGCTTACATCTGTTTTGGGATGCGtaggaaaataaaacatggacCAGGATACAGAGTACTAACCTTTGCTttgcctctgtccttccttctgcctgAATACACTTAGCACACAGGTTCTTGAGAGGATGCTGGGGAAGCCTGCAGACCTCCCATGTGCTCTCACTGACACAGAGAGATCTCCAATATACAACAGTGTGTGCCCTCCCAGGCCAGCTCCGCTGGATCACACTTTCTCTTCCCCAGAGCCTTTTTCAAGATAGAGCCCAAAGAGCTTGTCAGAAGCAGGGCCTTAAGCTAGTGGAACCAGCCAGCCTCCAGCACTGTCCCAGAACGTTGACTTCTCCAAGCTAGCAAGTAGCTCCCATTTCAGACGCCGCTTTCTGGGACCATGGCTCTGAGAGCCCCAAACAACTGGGTGTCCAGTACCTAAAGCCCTGGTTGAACAGAGATAGCACGAGGCCCAGAAAACCGGCAGCTGCACCTGCCAGCACAGTCAGGAGCTGGTAGGCTCTGTTCTTAAAATGATGGCTTCCCTTTCCACCACAGCCTTCACGGTAAGGCAGCTTCTTGATACTGACTGGGGTGGAGCCATGCCAAAACCACGATGAGCAAACCCCTGTGTAAAACGGTGCCGCATCTGCACACAGCCTGCCTGCTGAGCATCACTTCTGGCACACTTTAACCATCTCTAGATGCCCTCTATCCCGTGCAATGGGAAGTGAGGGACGCGGTAACTGCGCTGCCTATGGAACGACAAGGCAAATCTTGACATCAGGACAGAGGCAATCCATTTCATATCACAGCTGCAGACTGTGGGTCTAGAAGGCTGCCTGTGTAACCCCATGCCAGGTGTGGAAGACCACGTAGGACCCACTTGCCACAGGGTGGGGGCCAGGCGTGGTCTCACCAGGCTTGGGGGAGGTGAATCTAAACAGACGGAGAGAGCAGGCGCGCTCCTGAGCTCAGGTGCAGCTCTGCCCTGCATTGCTGTCACCACCTAGGGCAGCATCTATCTCCCTGTCTCCAATCTGCACTGGCCACAGACTgccaggagaggggaagggagggagcatGACCCATGACCTCTCACCATCTCCTATCCAGGGTCAAGGCAGAGGAGGCTGGTACCATCAGACTACATGTGAGCTCCCCTCACAGGAGCAATCAAACCCCACCAAGTCACTGTGACCCATGAATCTAGGGGACGGCTGAGGGCTGGAGCTTGTGAAGAGCTGTGGAAACTTGAGGTCTGGTGGCCCCACTCTGTTGCTTTCAGAGGCCTGGGCTATAGGGACACGCTCCAGATCCTGTCTTTCCAGCCACTGTCCCTCTGCATGCCAGTCAGAGGGACCATAAGTGGGACAGTGTCAATAAACCGTGATCTAACAACACTTTCCACGTCAGTGTCCTTGAGCTTTTGTCCATTCCCTGTCATTAAAGGTAAAGGGCCCCTGTCCTTACACAAGCCTGTCTGTGTGACAGGAcgacacacaggtgcacataaaAGTGCAAACATTTAAGTTGAGACCAAGGCACTCTCAGTACTACATACACCACACACGACAAACTAAATCACCAGCTCACAAATGGCAGCTAACACAAGGGACCAGCGTAGAGAGTATTTCATCAGCAAAATCTACGAGATTTCATACTGACCTCTACCAGAGACAACGTCTACTAACAGTGAACCATGAAAGTTAAATTCTGACATAAAATGCAGGTCTCCGAAATAAAGTTtgtaaaatgaaagcaaaggacAAAGCGACTCACAAAAATGGCTATTTATTATCAAAACATTATAAAACTCAAAATCCTCTTTGAAATATAACTTAGAAAAATAGACTGTCTCCCCAAAGTAGAGGTGAAGGCATTTTACCTTAGGGGTGTAGTACAACATACTTGAATAAAACAGCAAACAGACAGGAGCTCGTCCCCTAGGTCACAGAAGCTACTCCTAGGACTTCTTACAGAGACAACTTTAAACATCTGTTGTGGGCATGTACAGACACAAGGTTTCACATTTCAGCTTTCACACCATGAATCCTTACCAGCACCACTTAGGGAGCTTCCTCAGCCAGGGGCTCCGGGACTCAGGGGATGGCAGCCATCTGAACCCTCCGGGACTCCGGAGATGGCAGCCATCTGAACCCTCCGAGGGCCTCATGGCCTGGCAGTGCCCCAGTCACTCAACTCTGATTATAAGGTCAACACCCAAGCCTCGTGTTGGTCAGTTAAGGCCTCTTAACTTTTCCTGCTGGAAAACAGTTGAACATATCAGTTCACACCTCCTGGAAACCTTGCCCTAAGCTTTCTGGAACCCACTGGGGTGCTGGTGGGCAGGGGTGAGTCAGGTGTCTGGGTCAAGGAGTCAATTGTCCTGCACAGCACAACAATGGCCTCCGCTTCACCATGTGGCCCGTCCTTTGCAGCCTCACAAACCATTCTGACATGATGGAGGAAGGTGTCTGGCTGCTGGGCCCCCAGCCAGATGTCCTTAATGTACAGCGACACCAGGAATGCTGCGGGAGCTGGGGAGAGTTGGATAAGGCCATTAGGATGTGCACTTGCTCAGACGAGAACAAACCGCCCACCCACGATGCATAGGGCTTTGGACAGCTGCCAGATACACTATGCCAAACCTGGGGAAGCACAAGTGAGCTTGTGGATAAACAATGAATTTCCTCTTGTGCTACCCTTTCTCATCATTTTTCAGTTTACTTTCTTCTGATGATTGTGTATCGACCTTAAATACTCCAAGTCCCATCAAGGTCAGAGGCCCCATGCCCAGCGCCATCACTGACTTGGCATTTATCATCTCCAAGGGCATGTTTAGGGAAAGGTGAGGTTCACTCTGCTCCTTCTGCTCTCAGGTGAGGTCGCAGCTCGGCCTGCTGGCCTTTCCATTCTCCCAGATGGAAGACACAGCTGCCACTCCATCTCACAGCCACCACAGGGCAGGTCACTCATCCACTCACCTTTGCATCCAAGCCTCTGGATGCCAGCTGAA includes:
- the LOC118593771 gene encoding melanocortin-2 receptor accessory protein gives rise to the protein MANRTNASVPYPSYEYYLDYLDLIPVDEKKLKANKHSIVIAFWVSLATFMVLLFLILLYMSWSGSPQMRHSPQPHRICPWSHSLNLPFCLRRASPQTTEEPGSRTGSEQWLQQQSPSASPTAPLPLPWN